The DNA region AGGCCGCCGCCAGGTAGGTCTTGCCGGTCCCGGCGGGGCCGATGGCGAAGGTCACGTCGCTGGCCGTAAGGGCCCTGACGTAATCCCTCTGACCCTTGGTGTGGGGCCTCACCTGACGGCCCTTGGCGGTCTGGTATACCACCAGGCCACGGGCATCCTCCAGGGAACTGGGAGGGCCCCCCCGGCGGACCTCCTCCATGGCCTCCCTGAGCACGTGAGGATCCAGGGGAAGGAGATCGTCCCCCAGGGCGGATATGCGAGACAGGAGCTCCGCGGCGCCCCGGATCGCCTCCTCCCCTCCCCTTATGGTCACCGAGTCCCCCCGGTGGAGGATCTGAACCGAAAGGCCCCTCTCCAGCTCCTCCAGGACCCTGTCCTGCCCCGGGAACGGTGGGACCTTGATGCTCAAAGGGCTACCGTCCATGCGATGCGATCTAGCCTTCCCGCTTGACGGCGGTCACCGACGGGAACGAACGCCTTATGACCTGCTCCACCTGGACCCTCAAAGTCTCCTGGGCGAACGGGCAGGTCCCACAGGCCCCGGTGAGGGCCACGGTTACCACCCCACTGGCCTGGTCGAAGCCCTTGAAGTCTATGTCGCCCCCGTGGGACTGAAGGGCGGGCCTTATCTCTTCCTCGATAAGCTTCTTGATCTGCTCCTCCAACTGGATCACACCTTCCATATGGTCTTTATCGATCAGGGGGCTAGCGCCCCTCCGACTCCTTGGCCCTCTCCCAGAGGGAGTCCAGCTCCTCCAGGGACATGTCCAACATGGCCCCCGGGCTGGAGATCATGCCCTCCATGGCCCTGAATCGCCGGTCAAACTTGTCACAGGAACCCCTGAGGGCCTCCTCGGGGTCGATCCCCGTCCGGCGGGCCAGGTTCACCACCGCGAACAGCAGGTCACCCACCTCGTCCCTCATCCGATCCACCTCACCGGACGAGAGGGCCTCCAGAACCTCCTGGACCTCCTCGGAGATCTTATCCAGCACCGGCCCCTGGTCCCCTGGACCCCAGTCAAACCCTACCTTGGCGGCCCGCTCCTGGATCCTAAGGGCCCTCAAGAGGGCCGGCAACCCCCTGGGGATCCCCGCCATGGCGGACCCGTCCCTATCCTCCTGGATCCGCTTCCGGGACTTTATGGCCTCCCAGTTGCGGCTCACTTCCTCAGCGGACGACACCTCAACGTCACCGAACACGTGAGGGTGCCGATGAATCAACTTGTTGACCAGCCCGTCCACCACGTCCCCCAGATTGAAGTCCCCCTGCTCCTTGGCGATCTGGGATATGAACAGCACCTGCAACAGCAGATCCCCCGCCTCCTCCCGGATGGCACCAAGATCCATCTGATCTATGGCTTCCACCAGCTCGAAGGCCTCCTCGATTATATATCTCCTGAGGGATCCCAGGGTCTGTTCCCGATCCCAAGGACAGCCGCCGGGGGACCTGAGACGTTCCATTATCGACACCAGCTTCTCCACCTTGCACCCAAGAGAGGAGCTCAAACCAACACCTCCAGTTCAAACGGTAACCCACCTGGACAGGGCCTCGATCAGCTCCGAGAGCCCCCGGACGCCTGCGGGCCCCACCGTCACCACACCCTTGACGCGCCAAATGGGAGGAAGCCCCTTGGGCACCGCCGCCGAATCCCTGAACCGGACCTGAACCTGATCTCTACCTATAGTGATCTCCGACGCCAACCCAGCCAGGAGCACCCTTAGTCGCGCCGCCAGGATCAGCTCCTCCACCTGGTGAGGCACGGGACCGAACCGGTCCACCATCTCATCCCGTAGCTGGTCCAGCTCCGAGGCATCCATCGGGAGGAACAGCCGACGGTAGAGCCTGACCCTCAGGGGCTGGTCCTCCACGTACCATTCGGGGATCGAGGGGGAGTAGCCCCACTCCACCGGGGGCAGCTCCGCTCCCCCCTTGAGCCTTGTGACCTCACGCTCCAGCATCTGGAAGTAGAGCTCTGGAGAGAGGCTGGATACGTGTCCGTGCTGGGCGGTTCCCAACAGCTCCCCGCCGCCCCGGATGGACAGGTCCATCATGGCCAGGTGGAAGCCGGAACCCAGCTCCTCCAGGGACCCTATGGCCTCAAGCCTCTCTAGGGCCCTGCCCGCCTCAGCCCCCCGGGGGTAGAGGAACAGGGCGAAAGCCTGATCGGACCTGCGACCCACCCTCCCCCGGAGCTGATAGAGCTGGGCCAGACCCATCCGGTGGGCGTCCTCGACTATTATGGTGTTAACCCTCGGCAGGTCAAGGCCGCTCTCTATTATGGTGGTACAGAGCAGCACGTCCAGCCTTCCCTCCACGAAGCGGGCCATCAGGGACTCCAGCTCCGAGTCCCTCATCCTGCCGTGGGCCATCTCCACCCGGACCCCGGGGAGCAGGGCCTTGGCTCGCAGGAATGCCCGGTGCATGGACTGTATCCGGTTATGCACCCAGAACACCTGCCCACCCCGGCTGAGCTCCCTCAACACCGCCCCCTTCACCAGCTCGTCCTGCCAGGGGGACACCACGGTCACCACCGGCCGTCGATCCACCGGTGGCGTGGTCATCACCGATATGTCCTTGTACCCCCCCAAGGCCAGCTGAAGGGTCCTTGGGATGGGAGTGGCGGAGAGCATCAGCACGTCCGCCCCGGGGAAGCGCTCCCTCCACCTCTCCTTCTGCATCACTCCGAACCTATGCTCCTCGTCCAGCACGATGAGCCCCAGGTTCCTGGCCCGGACGTCGTCCCCCAGGATCCGGTGGGTGCCTATCAGGATGTCCACCCGCCCCTCCGCGAAGTCATTCAGGATCTCCTCCTGGCGACTCCGGGGGACGAAGCGATAGAGGGCCTCCACCCGCAGGGGG from Thermanaerovibrio acidaminovorans DSM 6589 includes:
- a CDS encoding NifU family protein; the protein is MEGVIQLEEQIKKLIEEEIRPALQSHGGDIDFKGFDQASGVVTVALTGACGTCPFAQETLRVQVEQVIRRSFPSVTAVKREG
- the mazG gene encoding nucleoside triphosphate pyrophosphohydrolase, which translates into the protein MSSSLGCKVEKLVSIMERLRSPGGCPWDREQTLGSLRRYIIEEAFELVEAIDQMDLGAIREEAGDLLLQVLFISQIAKEQGDFNLGDVVDGLVNKLIHRHPHVFGDVEVSSAEEVSRNWEAIKSRKRIQEDRDGSAMAGIPRGLPALLRALRIQERAAKVGFDWGPGDQGPVLDKISEEVQEVLEALSSGEVDRMRDEVGDLLFAVVNLARRTGIDPEEALRGSCDKFDRRFRAMEGMISSPGAMLDMSLEELDSLWERAKESEGR